One segment of Clavelina lepadiformis chromosome 2, kaClaLepa1.1, whole genome shotgun sequence DNA contains the following:
- the LOC143446066 gene encoding uncharacterized protein LOC143446066, with protein MKLKIETFAIILLAVKGAAATTTISTDPPYNPLATGFNNLIVTAQFPTPTSNTDSCAWFYGGELDSGSGTYFYSAIFGGCDPPAPGTYDSITCTEQTIDGTNHTVTTLTIIQPLVAGNLNIEVRCSLATTPGPITRTVQNCPSSLSYGVVVTSSSQTYQASGMFSCSTGDLFYSNGTSLSSGDTTCLANAEWNGQTHLQCASATAKISTNPPNNPLATGFNNLIVTAQFPAPTSNTDACFWFYGGELDSGSGAQFYSGIFGGCVVPLPGTYDSITCTEQTIDGTNHIITTLTITQPLVPGDKNVEVRCLILTNTPGPITKTVQDCQSSLSYGVVVTSSSRTYQASGMFSCPTGDLFYSNGTAPSSSNTICLANAQWLAQDNLLCTGASPGTKISTDPPNNPLATGFNNLIVTAQFPTPTSNTDTCSWFYGGELDSEGSGASFYSGLFGGCAVPSPGTYDTITCTEQTIDGTNHTITILTITQPLVSGNVNIEVRCTTATTPGPITRTVQDCPSSLSYGVVVTSSSRTYQASGMFSCPTGDLFYSNGTAPSSSNTICLANAQWLAQDNLQCTGASPGTKISTDPPNNPLATGFNNLIVTAQFPTPTSNTDTCSWFYGGELDSEGSGASFYSGLFGGCVVPSPGTYDTITCTEQTIDGKSHTITALTITQPLVAGDINIEVRCAIAVIIPGSVTMLVQDCPSSFPYGVVITSSSRTYKTSGMFSCPTGDLFYSNGTALPSGDTLCLANAEWSGQNYLQCWSASDPLMTGNLIVSEGDTTSLACNYDETVFPEVTSLIFYFDELGYVISKDEMFHVKLEKEDNMKPISCQVVTPYTQIYNDTGRSRVEHVNVQYASFGMENISCSWTIDKTEVCDISFFSNPEMKFVFLSLNDKSVSNDGKDIVFSNGYEHHYLYTRNQVTSNDEGTYNLILSHLLPPYNYLIEFDVTVVNIDQPPTPDNTGAIVGGIVAAVALICITVVLALYITRRQPILQPEDKTKTFHHTIPQMVNEEYVELENHVQGNIDRTNGAYESIDRLKEGKDGYLEVHTGQQQATTSNYENTGRGQNYENIEGPYDGEI; from the exons atGAAGTTGAAGATTGAAACGTTTGCAATTATCCTACTGGCTGTGAAAG GAGCGGCAGCAACCACAACAATCAGCACTGATCCTCCGTACAATCCATTGGCAACTGGTTTCAACAATCTCATTGTAACTGCTCAGTTTCCAACACCAACATCAAATACTGATTCATGCGCTTGGTTCTATGGAGGAGAGCTGGACAGTGGAAGTGGTACTTATTTTTACAGTGCCATATTTGGTGGATGTGACCCTCCAGCTCCAGGCACATATGACAGCATCACTTGCACTGAACAAACAATTGATGGCACAAATCACACAGTAACAACATTGACAATCATTCAACCACTTGTTGCTGGGAATTTAAACATTGAAGTGAGATGTTCGTTAGCAACCACACCTGGTCCTATCACTAGAACAGTGCAAA ATTGTCCATCATCTCTTTCCTATGGTGTTGTGGTTACGTCATCATCTCAAACATACCAAGCCAGTGGAATGTTTAGTTGCTCGACAGGGGATTTATTTTACTCGAATGGAACTTCATTGTCATCTGGTGATACAACATGCTTGGCAAATGCAGAATGGAATGGTCaaacacatttacaat GTGCATCAGCCACTGCTAAAATCAGCACCAACCCCCCAAACAATCCATTGGCAACTGGTTTCAACAATCTCATTGTAACTGCTCAGTTTCCAGCACCAACATCAAATACTGATGCCTGTTTTTGGTTCTATGGAGGAGAGCTGGACAGTGGAAGTGGTGCTCAGTTTTATTCAGGAATATTTGGTGGATGTGTTGTTCCATTACCAGGCACATATGACAGCATCACTTGCACTGAACAAACAATTGATGGAACAAATCACATAATAACAACATTGACAATCACTCAACCACTTGTTCCTGGGGATAAAAATGTCGAAGTGAGATGCTTAATTTTAACTAACACACCTGGTCCTATTACTAAGACTGTGCaag ATTGTCAATCATCTCTTTCGTATGGTGTTGTGGTTACATCATCATCTCGAACATACCAAGCCAGTGGAATGTTCAGTTGCCCGACAGGAGATTTATTTTACTCGAATGGTACAGCACCTTCATCTAGCAATACGATTTGCTTGGCAAATGCACAATGGTTGGCTCAGGATAATCTCCTGTGTACAG GTGCATCGCCTGGAACTAAAATCAGCACTGATCCTCCAAACAATCCATTGGCAACTGGTTTCAACAATCTCATTGTAACTGCTCAGTTTCCAACACCAACATCAAATACTGATACATGTTCTTGGTTCTATGGAGGAGAGCTCGACAGTGAAGGAAGTGGTGCTTCGTTTTACTCAGGACTATTCGGTGGATGTGCTGTTCCATCACCAGGCACATATGACACCATCACTTGCACTGAACAAACAATTGATGGAACAAATCACACAATAACAATATTGACAATCACTCAACCACTTGTTTCTGGGAATGTAAATATTGAAGTGAGATGTACGACTGCAACCACACCTGGTCCTATCACTAGGACAGTGCAAG ATTGCCCATCATCTCTTTCCTATGGTGTTGTGGTTACGTCATCATCTCGAACATACCAAGCCAGTGGAATGTTCAGTTGCCCAACAGGAGATTTATTTTACTCGAATGGTACAGCACCGTCATCTAGCAATACGATTTGCTTGGCAAATGCACAATGGTTGGCTCAGGATAATCTCCAGTGTACAG GTGCATCGCCTGGAACTAAAATCAGCACTGATCCTCCAAACAATCCATTGGCAACTGGTTTCAACAATCTCATTGTAACTGCTCAGTTTCCAACACCAACATCAAATACTGATACATGTTCTTGGTTCTATGGAGGAGAGCTCGACAGTGAAGGAAGTGGTGCTTCGTTTTACTCAGGACTATTCGGTGGATGTGTTGTTCCATCACCAGGCACGTATGACACCATCACTTGCACTGAACAAACAATTGATGGAAAAAGTCATACAATAACAGCATTGACAATCACTCAACCACTTGTTGCTGGGGATATAAATATTGAAGTGAGATGCGCTATAGCAGTCATCATCCCAGGCTCTGTAACTATGCTGGTGCAAG ATTGTCCATCATCTTTTCCTTATGGTGTTGTGATTACGTCATCATCTCGAACATACAAAACCAGTGGAATGTTCAGTTGCCCGACAGGAGATTTGTTTTACTCGAATGGAACCGCACTGCCATCTGGTGACACATTATGTCTAGCCAATGCAGAATGGAGTGGGCAGAACTATTTACAATGTTGGTCAG CTTCCGACCCGTTAATGACTGGAAACCTGATCGTTTCTGAAGGAGATACCACAAGCCTGGCATGCAATTATGATGAAACCGTTTTTCCTGAAGTAACATccttgatattttattttgatgagCTTGGATATGTAATATCAAAG gatgaaatgtttcacgtcaaacTAGAAAAGGAAGACAACATGAAACCCATATCATGTCAAGTGGTGACGCCATATACGCAGATTTACAATGACACCGGACGATCCAGGGTAGAGCATGTTAACGTACAAT ATGCTTCTTTTGGAATGgaaaacatttcttgtagttGGACAATTGATAAAACAGAAGTTTGTGACATTTCGTTTTTTTCAAACCCagaaatgaaatttgtttttttgtctttaaatG ATAAATCGGTCTCTAATGATGGAAAAGATATTGTTTTCAGCAACGGCTATGAACACCACTATTTGTATACAAGGAATCAG GTGACATCCAATGACGAAGGAACTTACAATCTTATACTGAGCCATCTCCTTCCACCATACAACTATTTAATAGAGTTTGACGTCACTGTTGTCAACATCGATCAACCTCCAACTCCAGATAACACAGGAGCAATTGTTGGAGGAATCGTTGCCGCTGTTGCTCTCATCTGCATTACAGTTGTGCTCGCACTTTATATTACAAGGAGGCAACCAATACTGCAACCAGAAG ataaaacaaaaactttccaTCACACAATTCCACAGATGG TGAATGAGGAATATGTTGAATTGGAGAACCATGTGCAAGGCAAt ATTGATAGGACAAATGGAGCTTATGAAAGCATAGACAGGCTTAAAGAAG GCAAAGATGGCTACTTGGAAGTACACACTGGCCAACAACAAGCTaca AcatcaaattatgaaaacaccGGAAGAGGACAAAACTATGAAAATATTGAAGGACCGTATGATGgcgaaatttaa